The following are from one region of the Chanos chanos chromosome 10, fChaCha1.1, whole genome shotgun sequence genome:
- the sumo3b gene encoding small ubiquitin-related modifier 3 isoform X1: MSEEKPKEGVKTENDHINLKVAGQDGSVVQFKIKRHTPLSKLMKAYCERQGLSIRQIRFRFDGQPINETDTPAQLEMEDEDTIDVFQQQTGGDC; encoded by the exons GAAGGCGTGAAGACTGAAAATGATCACATCAACTTGAAGGTGGCAGGTCAAGATGGATCAGTGGTCCAGTTTAAAATTAAGAGACACACCCCCCTCAGCAAACTTATGAAAGCGTATTGTGAAAGACAG GGTTTGTCAATCAGGCAGATCCGATTCAGGTTTGATGGACAGCCAATCAATGAGACGGACACGCCTGCACAG TTGGAGATGGAGGACGAAGACACTATTGATGTATTTCAGCAGCAGACTGGAGGAGACTGCTGA
- the sumo3b gene encoding small ubiquitin-related modifier 3 isoform X2, protein MSEEKPKEGVKTENDHINLKVAGQDGSVVQFKIKRHTPLSKLMKAYCERQLEMEDEDTIDVFQQQTGGDC, encoded by the exons GAAGGCGTGAAGACTGAAAATGATCACATCAACTTGAAGGTGGCAGGTCAAGATGGATCAGTGGTCCAGTTTAAAATTAAGAGACACACCCCCCTCAGCAAACTTATGAAAGCGTATTGTGAAAGACAG TTGGAGATGGAGGACGAAGACACTATTGATGTATTTCAGCAGCAGACTGGAGGAGACTGCTGA